The genomic interval aatgagtttaaacctgtattactcagtcaaaatacatgaaaaagtcatcaaatttcgcaagagagttaataattgtatcgttagaatggagaatctatttatagtgctatttgtttgcagttttaagtttaacagcactgtcagttcttaaaaatggcgtaaaagataacaaaatccgaatctaaaaaaagttaaatttcagtaacaaactacaaaagtacaataaatgctgcactttattcaaaatccatgtcatttttaccaaaatttgcagagttgtagaggaaggtatacctaagcggtacaaacattaaaaaataggggttcatgtgcttgtttttaaactatcagcatttttattagagcaaatgtgctttttaaaacaccaaaaatgcgccgaatgctttgtatctatgtgaagaaaaaatcaaaaacactctaccatttattcaaactcggggtaatattcgcgattcttggcagcactgcagagtaaagtattttgaaattgtagagaatgtttttttgaatggtccatggaataattccactttatagcttcatgaaataacacatcggatctgcagttaaagtgcagaagatgagaaaaatcagctcatacccgcagctaattaatcacctgttcatccattgtgacgtcagcgcgcagagtgtaaactatgcgcagatcataatgcgcacaaacataactgtggaacgtccttaaaaggccaccgcacaccttacgacccgaccagtcgccgactggcttgcgactgggtgaggggagatgtgacgtcacagctcttgtcagcttcgAGTCGCAGActagaccggtcagagacaagtcgcaaggaaaatcggaaggatttgacatgttgaatccaacgaacgtagagggcagcaacacacaagcgtgttgctataaggaaggtcaactcgatacgcgcatgcagctgagctgcgcgcgtattttattgttcatgccaacgaaatcaaatgccgatctaatacaacaacaaattagtagcgatcaaaaaacgaatatgaaagaaaatgactacaacaatatcaaagataacttaaaaaatatgttgaggaatatacatacatataaaaacatactttgatatttaaaactttacaaatataagtttcaggaaactaaaatcattaccaaatcggtgattgttgttatcagcgatttcaccagacggctgtattaggtgatttgcgtcgagacgattttgtgaccactcgcaaagcatttcgggattgaatataaccaccttattttctctgagctcttcgctgaacccatcatcacagtgcagctgcagcgcagcgcgcagccaatgcaatgcatctgatgcatgggttgttttttcgccgtccatgccatggtctcggactcagagttgaaatttagacccggatttcggggatacagcgcctttatttcagatttatagacttaaaagtcaaatgacatttaaaatttgaaatctaaccttgaacaatcatcgttgataaacatcagccctgaagccattacacttcaaatcaggccaggcaaattagacgtcattgtctaagttgctagatctatgacgagtcgcctgaagccccagcgcatcatcaacgtcactagctagctgcgcgaccggcccagactcggcgcacccaggtcagaaaaatgacctcgattattacggtggttgtcaatacatttattagtggtgcagcgaaattcagcagaagaaaataagagatatgaggtatcctcgtcacaggcttaatattccaaaatgaggaaaaatgtcaaaatcatgattatttaagctaaatattttctttaaaaatgaaagtaatatttttaatatttatactcagaataaccgatctaataattgttcattaaaaatatttgaaattaacaaatgaaaaaaaatcaactcgacaaatttcccaaaaccccaccttattttttaaagtggtcacaaaattcgagcggagttgaccttccttatagcaacacgcttgtgtgttgctgccctctacgttcgttggttgaatccttatgactggatcgcaagctcaatcgaacctccagccaatcagacagcagagttgcataACGCGTATAAACAACGCGTGATAAATAACGCGCATACGCAGTTATGTAGTAAGCGCAATTTTTTCAAAtgctatgccaaaaagcaaaaagcgcatgcgtgagtcgcagatcagatcgcaaggtgtgcggtgtcgaggcttatgactgccttgcgattcatctcccctcgaccagtcgcaagccagtcggcgaccggtcgggtcgtaaggtgtgcggtggccttaaaggGAATGGTGATCCCGCGCTTCATGGGATAAGTAGTAAAATCCATTTTAACGCTTCTTATTATTATACAACATAATACGGAAATCTTGTCTCgcatttcatataaaatcaaatttgatacaTAATAGAATTGGAAGGCAAAAGGTGCGCGATGAATACAAACTTTTTTCTTACtatgtacaaataaaaatacattctaCAATTGATTCGGAATTTACTGGTCACAGAAATACGGAATACCAGACATGATAGAAGTGAAAGGCTCAAGATAAATTATGTACTTTAACTTAAGAAAAGACAGCAATAGggattagagaaaaaaaatatcgcaTGGTATATTAGATTAAATAACAGAAGATATATACACACAAAATAACTATTTCAGTTCACAATTCATTAATGCTATAAAagtattgtttttctttcaataacAATAATTGTTGTAACTTCTTAATGAAcgaaaacaaaggaaaatgcAGCGAAAGAGAGTGAAAATTTTAAAGAACATAGTTCACAGAAATTACCGTATTTTACAGTAAAACCCTGTAAATAATCACGTACATAATTACCTGTAGTTCTCACGAAAGTACAAATTTTACAGTGAAACATcgttcaaaaataaaaacaacagcgTTTAACGGTAAATATAAAAGCGTACGGTTAAAGGTTATACAGCAGCTTATCAGAAATTTATCGTtaagaaatgaaacaaatggCAAACTATTTAGCATAATTTctaattacaatattttttttcttagttctgGGCTGCATATACCACCTGTGGATCTCAATACATGGATGCTGTAACACACATAATGGATCAAATTGACGTCATATTAAGGATGTGTGACATGTATCCAGATGTCTTCCAGTTTGTTACGACAGCAGACGGTAAAGTTAAATGATCTGACaaaaaaatatagttttaaaaCTTAAATAATGCTTTCCAGGTTATATGCTAGAATTACAGCATACTGAAAAGgccaaaaatatttcattatcatacaAGAAAACTTAATTGCATATAAGCTATATAAGAATTTTCAGTAATcgattagttttttttttaagctatAAGGACTTTCCAGTAATCGATTAGTTTTTCATAAGCTATATAAGGAATTTCCAGTAATCGTTTAGTTTTACAAAGATGCTTATATAGTAACGTCCCGtacttgtttttttatacaaattaatctatattaatattaggaatgaatgaatgataattGTATTCACATCATTACTGTTGTAAAATGGTGTATGGATCCTTATCAAAATGACTGGCTGAAATAATTTTCTATTGACTGGTACCATGCAGTTCTATTGACCGGTCCTAATGATTTTGAGAGGAGGATGGTCGttataaaataacaatgatCCATATCACAATCTTTTAAAACATATAATATACACAATTTTTTCGCGCATCATATTGAACGAACTTTACCTTGAAACAATTTCCTCGTTTGtgtataaattattttcaataccCTCGATAATGAGTAGGCCTATTGTAGGTTAatactttttaattttcaacTTCGTTAAAAAGTGTTTTTCGGAGATAATTATAATgactaaaaaaacaatttattgtccctttttttattcataaggtATTTTGAAGGCTCATCGAAATGGTAAAATAGCCTCTCTCATCGGAGTCGAAGGCGGGCACAACATCGACAGCAGCTTAGCTACACTGCGCATGCTCTATCGGGTTGGAGTTCGCTACATGACCGTTACTCATAGCTGTAATACTCCATGGTATGACGTAATAAAAGTTAATACAATGCTCTTATTATTTCTATTTAGCATACAACTTTTGTGGGTTGAGaagtcatttttttatatatataacagGCTGCAGTAAACCTGGGCGAACAAAGCATTACTAGTGATGCTTTATTCGCCCAGGTTTACTTATCCGTAACCACTGGTCTTACACCGCCTACTAACAAGTCATCTCCGATTATAAAttccttgaaataaaatatcatcgtTTTTGCTGGAAAATCGCCTATCCCTTTCAGGGGGATTTCAACGGCCTTGTGGCTTAGTGGTTGAGTGCCTACCTTGTGACCGGGAGGTCGTGGGGGTTTGATATCCGGTAGAGAATGTGACGTTCTGACTTTTTCTCAGGCGATTGACGTGTTAGAATCGGATCGCGTGATAATTACTTTCTATGCAAGGCCGCTGGTAGTAGCCTATAGTATAGTTTTTATGGTTACCCTAGGTACATAAATTTAATATTACTGTATATTCATAGTAATGTGTTTACCGAGAATTTCAATcaataaatctatttttttttatcagttaCGTTGTAAACATTTTCACAATAAATGTTCAtgtaagataacaaaaaattataatgaatatgTTTGGAAATAATGGCATTTTCATTTCAGGACGAAAATATAAGACagagaaataaatgatttttttctataggGCGGATAACTGGTTGGAGACTGAGAAGAAAGACCCTGAATTCAACGGTCTGTCAGATTGGGGCAGGGTAAGTACTAAATCTAATCTCAAGAAATGGGGTCATTTTCTTGACGGATGATATAGTGACCGAAATTAGATGAGACCGAGGGTCCACGAATTTCTAGGGTTCGGTCAAAGCAATTGCGACAATTTAGATTAAAAATTTCTGTCCTAGGTTCGGAGAACTCGGTCTCGTGGACCTCCATCTCGAAGACTCTTGGCCACTCGGACCCTCAGCTCTGGACAGATATGTTGGGAGGCAGGACCAAGAGCACTGATAAAGCCATCCTGTTagaaagaaatacatgaaaCGATTGATAAATGAATGGGTGAATGGCATTGGCCTAATAacaaattgattgatttattcattgtaTTCGTATTGTTTCATTCTATCTTTTGTAATACAATAATCaagttttatttgatttacatTCCAGTTTAATTTATGTGCGGGACCTTCctaaaattatatgtttctgattttctttgttCTCATGGCATTCTGTAATTCTGTAATGCTCTCGAATTATCATAACTTGAGCAGTTCACGAATGGAGGGTCTGATCTACAataggttgatcattttatggaattgacCTTAAGAAATTTATCAattcaaattgaattatttaatTTACTTCAACTTTTTTGTTTCCACACGCATGCTTTCCCCCGATTGTCATTAATCAGCGTGTCATATTGGAGATGAACCGTCTTGGTATGTTGGTCGATCTAGCCCATGTATCTCATAAGACCATGTCAGATGCACTTGATATCTCCGTGGCTCCCGTCATCTTCAGTCACTCATCAGCCTATGCCGTTTGCAACAACGATCGAAATGTGCCCGACTACATCTTAAAACGCATGGTAAGATGATGAAACAATTAAAAGTTGTCAAAGAAAACCAAGCGTGGCAAAAATGACTTTATTTGAAACATTATGGCATATGGAGCACAAATTCTGAATGTGCTGCAAGCGAGCGGAGATGGATGagctacaaaaaaaattgacattttgtgATAGATGGGCAATACTCTTGacattttgtgatgtcatagaTTTTGAGATCATATTTAAAgaataatataacattttatcGGGTTTGAACCCGGCTACCAACCGTTTCAGTAATGCATTTCACCTTTGAAAACGATTTTTACTATTTTGCACATTCAAATCAAGGTGATTAAAAGAATTGATGTGTGAATGAGAgtttttatctatatatctataaatttgttttgaagATGAATGAGCAGATTTGAGGAGGGCACGTATTCGCATAAAGACAGTCTTTCAAATATCTTTTAAGTATATGATGTTATGCAAATATCTTGATAATTTATCGTAAAATAACATATCGCGACATCACTCTCTTTACAATCTAGGTGAAAAACGAAGGCGTCGTGATGGTGAACTTTTACACTGAATATATCAATTGTCCCCCAGGAGATATATCAGATGATAGGAATTATGCAACCCTTTCTCAAGTTGCAGGTAAATGCGCCTAATGCATATTCCATAAATTAATGTCGATGAACAATTAGGAATGGGAGATATGGAACTATTATTTGTATTGCATACAATATAAATACAATAATACAGGGAGGACGAGCGCaacatattcatttattaagtCAACATAATTTTTGACACTTTAATTCCTTTTGGAATTAGATATCGAAAATTCAGCAAAGCTGATTTCATCGATTTCCTATATAAcatattcatacaaaaatgaaaTCCACTTGTAGCACAGATCTCCAGaatgataaacaaaaatataacaagCAAACATATCTTAACATACATAAGTAAGCAAGGTCTTTTTTTAACCAACCCACCAGGTTggttaacataattatgaaactaCCAACCCTTGGTTAAAAACTATCTTTATTAACCGTTTGACATGAAATCTTCTAACTAACAGTTGGTAGGTTCGTATGTTAACCACATAATATATTGCCTGAGAGTGTAGTGATTTTTTTCCTCAGTGTCAGTAAGTATAAGAAATGTTATTGGTAATAAAGATTAATGAATCTGGAACATGAGTAATCATATTGTAAGTGGTcctttgtacatttttttcgtggggggggggcgcaggGCTATATGTTCAAGAACTGGCTCATGCAAGGGAACAAAGTGACTGCATGGACTAGCTGTggaaatcgttttttttttttttgcatttccaTAAGAAGAATATTGATAGAATTTATGCATCGAGAATAATTTTCGGGGTGGGTGGGtgctggggagggggggggggggggtatctgcCCATACCAACCCATCGATTATGACCTTTGGAGGGAAGATTCTTTACAGAGGAATCCCCCAAGATAGTTCAGAGGAATATGTTTACATTCCATTCGCATTTTCCTATGTTGGAGTATTTATTTGCTGTCATCAAACAAACTGTTGCTTTAAAATATAGTTTAAGATCTTATTCTTGTTCCCCCCCTCCAGATCACATGGACCACATTAAATCAATATGCGGCTGGCAATGTGTTGGAGTAGGAAGTGACTTCGATGGAGTACCAAGGTACTATTGattgatttctttaaaaaaaaacgacgATTAATCACATAtgcttgtattttgtttgtcttgTGTTACAGGTAATACTACTGATGGGCTATCCTGTTTAAAggatacaaaaacaaataaataaatgaatcaatattaataaatgaataaataaataaatgaatgaataaataaataaataaataaataaataaataaataaataaataaataaataaataaataaataaataaataaataaataaatgaataaatgaatgaatgaatgaatgaatgaatgaatgaatgaataaataaatagttagataaatgaatatataaatagatagataaatgaata from Lytechinus pictus isolate F3 Inbred chromosome 2, Lp3.0, whole genome shotgun sequence carries:
- the LOC129253866 gene encoding dipeptidase 1-like, producing the protein MALCPSVIVLMLMLLGIISTSSIPLTRDHETTNDAMSKALRYMSEVPLIDGHNDWPWQLVSRIGNQLQSLNLSQELNPIWGQSYTDIPRLKEGRLGGQFWAAYTTCGSQYMDAVTHIMDQIDVILRMCDMYPDVFQFVTTADGILKAHRNGKIASLIGVEGGHNIDSSLATLRMLYRVGVRYMTVTHSCNTPWADNWLETEKKDPEFNGLSDWGRRVILEMNRLGMLVDLAHVSHKTMSDALDISVAPVIFSHSSAYAVCNNDRNVPDYILKRMVKNEGVVMVNFYTEYINCPPGDISDDRNYATLSQVADHMDHIKSICGWQCVGVGSDFDGVPSMPEGLEDVSKFPNLIAELIRRGWTEKEVKAAMGNNLLRVLRRAEQVRDEMSSTLPDETRIPIHSRHEKDNKCRTVYYWPQLVHIRAKRDSNFDDQMTQVDGCY